The DNA region GTCTGCTCAAGCGGGTGCCGAAGTTTGACGGGTTCAAGAAGGTGGGGGAGCGCCTGACCTGCGCGTCCTGTGGGCATGAATATGCCGACGAGGCGGAGGTGCCCTTCACGCAACGGCGCAAGCCGAAGGTGTTTGACGCCAGTGATGCCCCCCGGGTCGTCAAGGTGTTTGATGAAGCCGAAGCGGAACGTCTCTGCCGGCACTGCCAGCACTATGTGGTGAACCCGTTCGTTCAGCGCTGCAGCCGGCACGGCAAGGTCGTGGAAGCCACCGACACCTGCCGTGATTTTGAGAAGAAAATCAGTACGATTTCATCCCGAACATCTGTTCCTTGAGATCCAGATAATAGAGATAATATTCCGGTTTCACATTGGGCGGACAGCGGTGATCGCAGAAGGGGATATAGCCGCCCCGTTCAACGAGTGGCACCAGTGTTTTCATATAAGCCTTGATGGCCTCCGGGCCTTTGGCCATCTCGATCTTATCGAATCCGCCCATGATGCGCAGATCCTTGCCGTATTCGGCCAGCAACTCCGACGGATGGGCACAGCCATTGACCTCAAAGGGGAACAGGCAGTTGATGCCGCCTTCCATGATATATTTCAGGATGGGGCGCACATCGCCATCGCAGTCAACCCACCAGAGTTTGATTCCCGCCGCCTGTAGCCGTTTGGAGATCCGTTTGTAACGCGGCATCACCACGTCCCGGAAGAAATCCACTGAGACGATCGGACCATTCTTGAAACAGATATCCTCCCACCCCTCGGCAAAATCGAAGTCGATGTGGGGGAGCATCTGGTCGAGGGCGTGTTCCACCAGCTGGCAGGAGGTCTCCACCATGTCCTCAACCATTTCCGGGTAGTCAAACCCGGCATAGGCCAAACCTTCAAAGGTCAGCATGTCCCGGATTTTACCGATCATGGAACCGCAATTCACCCCCAGTGGATAGTCGCGGGTGGTCGGGTGCTGCTGCTGAATCTTTTTGATGTCAATGATTCGGGTCGGATCATCGAGGCGGAACCGCTCCTCCTTGCAGCGCTTCCAGTCATCCGGGGTGACGATGGAGGCCTTGATGTAGTGGGGAATGGAGGAGCCCTGATTGGTTTTGGGGACTTCCGCGAGAAGCCCATCGCCATTCATGAGGATTCGGGAGGTGGCGGTCTCTTCAACCACCTGGTAGGGAAACGGTGGACTCATCCAGACGTTGCCCCTGGCCACGGCATACCGGTCAAAGTTGAAAAACAAATCGGCTTCGTCGTTGTTCTTGATGTTGTTCTTCGAGAACAGATCCCACTCGGTGAAGTTTTCCTCCCAATAGCCGAACTCCATATTGAAGCAGCGGTCAATGGGCCGGTACTGCATCTGGTTGTTGAAACGCTGACGATCGGTCAGGGTTCCCTTCCATTTGGGACGACAGGGGGTGATCACTTTCGGGGATGCGGTCATGAGTATTTTCCTTTTGCTTTGATTTCGGGCCTGAATAAAAGTAACTTTTTAAAACAGAAGGTCCATTTACTATGGGCCATTATTCATTGCATGAATAAGAAACGCAATGGATGGGGATGGGGTTTTCATGGACAAGAGTAAGAAACCAGTTCAATTGACGGTGAATGAACTC from bacterium includes:
- a CDS encoding uroporphyrinogen decarboxylase family protein translates to MTASPKVITPCRPKWKGTLTDRQRFNNQMQYRPIDRCFNMEFGYWEENFTEWDLFSKNNIKNNDEADLFFNFDRYAVARGNVWMSPPFPYQVVEETATSRILMNGDGLLAEVPKTNQGSSIPHYIKASIVTPDDWKRCKEERFRLDDPTRIIDIKKIQQQHPTTRDYPLGVNCGSMIGKIRDMLTFEGLAYAGFDYPEMVEDMVETSCQLVEHALDQMLPHIDFDFAEGWEDICFKNGPIVSVDFFRDVVMPRYKRISKRLQAAGIKLWWVDCDGDVRPILKYIMEGGINCLFPFEVNGCAHPSELLAEYGKDLRIMGGFDKIEMAKGPEAIKAYMKTLVPLVERGGYIPFCDHRCPPNVKPEYYLYYLDLKEQMFGMKSY